The following proteins come from a genomic window of Macadamia integrifolia cultivar HAES 741 chromosome 14, SCU_Mint_v3, whole genome shotgun sequence:
- the LOC122060696 gene encoding plasma membrane ATPase 2-like translates to MYVASSLLDRNREVDDLIEKADCFAGIFPEHKYEIDKILQEKKHICGITGDGVKNAPALKKADSAIAVSVATHSTLDVKFMIEDLGHLKPTIFCVVSRVLDRIYSVKVTLFCTHKL, encoded by the exons ATGTATGTTGCTTCTTCATTGCTGGACCGTAATAGAGAGGTTGATGACCTCATTGAAAAGGCAGATTGCTTTGCTGGGATATTTCCTG AACATAAGTATGAGATTGATAAAATTCTACAAGAAAAGAAGCATATTTGTGGAATAACTGGAGATGGTGTAAAAAATGCACCTGCTCTAAAGAAAGCAGACAGTGCGATAGCAGTGTCAGTTGCTACTCACTCTACATTG GATGTCAAGTTTATGATTGAAGACCTTGGGCACCTAAAACCAACAATTTTCTGTGTTGTTTCTCGTGTGTTGGATAGGATATATTCAG TGAAAGTCACTCTGTTCTGTACCCACAAGCTTTGA
- the LOC122061543 gene encoding probable disease resistance protein At4g27220 — translation MEIVIEAITEVVKYLVSPFMDHINYLVYYKTYANDLRKQMASLGELKADVQRSVDAARLRGDVIKVVGESWLSKVNQIEPEETTLHNELEESKGCFQRGCSLRYRVGKDAKRMIDEVKELLNKGQSFDAVSDPAPLPPGLESMQTLDFHVYDSTKLATDKIVEALMDEGVSMVGVYGIGGVGKTTMMKEVAKKMKKDGLFDQVVMVTVAQEPVLKKIQGEIAENLGLPLSEEYLEVRARCLTERLKKEKILIVLDDLWKPLNSLEKLGIPCESNCKVVLTTRQLDVCIQMGTQSNVELKVLSEGDAWALFKWAAGDCLAENNNVLGEVANQVVRECGGLPLAIVTIGRALRAKDLYVWTDAASQLKMSSSSSPDIEGVHEKVFCSIKLSYDFLASEATKFCFLLCCMFPEDFPISEDDLLPYVVGEGVFEDIGNLKDARNRLHMHMERLKSSCLLLNVGEHRNGSCVRMHDVIRDVSIWIASKEGHDFVVKSGRGLTHFPEVDRDKNLRKCKRLSLMQNEITKLPLEYCSDQLMTLSLRDNVSLREIPDGGFFQGMTSLKTLDLVNTGIYSIPSSLSCLTDLRVLCISDWSTWDHEPFDVSLVGKLKKLEILQVQNSNVIRLSNEIGELTNLKSLDLSWNKSMSIAPNILSRLSLLEELNLEGSFHEWEIEGGGSKKEEEDDGGILSKKACCCLSEVTSLSSLTRLKIKVSNIKCLGSANNIPFRFWKNLTHFSIILGNIKRSELNDDLKECATVVVICGASIICGLPNNNPLLMLERTEGLQLNACRGDAVSNLGAKVLNNLRILHVEKCDDMEYLLNTIPQVTFGSLETLYLRSSHKLKAIIMCNHGSSLPSGCFNNLRFLQVDGCHGLISIIPSDLLAKLSNLEELRVSYCNGATEVLDSKGLQLLLDDEGQAEATILLPKLKQLKLSSLRSLRTIWDEGVVPLNLEEIEVSNLRLKFIFSLAMVQRLQQLQRLYISSCDKVVEIISLMEGDDTQRITSSSSSSRLLQLNNNNPSSSSSSVILPTPSIFGNLRSLEICYCHRLTHILPMSLAQGLQQLKFFHIYFCPNLEEIIQNDHHHDMDVEKENATIIMCKKKTTLLLFPSLETLYVRKCPKLKRLTPAISTATKLREINVEEEWFNALEWDDQNEKLQLQERVKVIFI, via the exons ATGGAGATTGTCATTGAAGCCATCACTGAAGTGGTCAAGTATTTGGTTTCTCCCTTCATGGATCACATCAACTATCTTGTTTATTATAAGACATATGCTAATGACCTTAGAAAACAAATGGCGAGTCTTGGAGAACTGAAAGCTGATGTACAACGCTCTGTGGATGCTGCTCGCTTGAGAGGAGATGTGATCAAAGTGGTGGGGGAAAGCTGGTTATCAAAAGTGAATCAAATAGAGCCTGAGGAGACAACATTGCACAATGAATTGGAAGAGAGCAAGGGATGCTTCCAAAGGGGTTGCTCCTTGCGTTATCGAGTAGGGAAAGATGCAAAACGCATGATTGATGAAGTGAAGGAGCTCCTAAATAAAGGACAATCATTTGATGCTGTGTCAGATCCTGCTCCACTTCCTCCCGGCCTAGAATCCATGCAAACACTAGATTTCCATGTTTATGATTCCACAAAATTAGCAACGGACAAAATCGTGGAGGCTTTGATGGATGAGGGTGTCAGCATGGTTGGTGTATATGGCATAGGAGGGGTTGGAAAGACAACCATGATGAAAGAAGTGgctaaaaaaatgaagaaagatggGCTTTTTGATCAGGTTGTGATGGTCACTGTGGCTCAAGAACCAGTCTTGAAGAAGATCCAAGGTGAAATTGCAGAAAACTTGGGCCTGCCACTTTCAGAAGAGTATCTGGAGGTGAGGGCAAGGTGTTTAACAGAGagattgaaaaaggaaaaaatcctCATAGTCTTAGATGATTTGTGGAAGCCATTAAATTCACTGGAGAAGCTAGGAATTCCCTGTGAAAGCAACTGCAAAGTAGTTCTCACGACAAGACAACTCGATGTGTGTATACAAATGGGGACCCAATCGAACGTTGAACTAAAAGTTTTGTCAGAGGGAGATGCATGGGCTCTATTCAAATGGGCTGCTGGAGATTGTCTAGCAGAGAACAACAATGTGTTGGGTGAAGTGGCAAATCAAGTTGTTAGAGAATGCGGGGGTTTGCCCTTAGCAATCGTTACGATTGGAAGGGCACTCAGAGCTAAGGACCTATATGTGTGGACAGATGCGGCGAGCCAACTCAAGATGTCAAGCTCATCATCACCGGACATCGAAGGTGTGCATGAAAAAGTTTTCTGCTCCATAAAATTGAGTTATGATTTTCTTGCAAGTGAAGCTACCAAATTTTGCTTCTTGCTTTGTTGTATGTTTCCTGAAGATTTTCCTATTTCTGAGGATGATTTGCTTCCTTACgtggtgggggagggggtgttTGAAGATATTGGCAACCTAAAGGATGCAAGGAATAGGTTGCACATGCATATGGAAAGACTTAAGTCATCGTGCTTATTATTAAATGTTGGTGAGCATCGGAACGGAAGTTGTGTAAGGATGCATGATGTTATTCGGGATGTGTCAATATGGATTGCATCGAAAGAAGGTCATGATTTTGTTGTAAAATCTGGGAGAGGATTGACACATTTTCCAGAAGTAGATAGGGATAAGAACCTAAGGAAATGTAAGAGACTTTCATTAATGCAAAATGAAATTACTAAGCTCCCCCTCGAATATTGCTCTGATCAGCTTATGACCTTGTCCTTGAGAGATAATGTGAGTTTGAGGGAAATCCCTGATGGTGGATTCTTCCAAGGGATGACATCATTGAAGACTCTAGATCTGGTAAATACAGGTATCTATTCGATACCATCTTCATTGTCATGCTTAACAGACCTTCGAGTTCTCTGTATAAGTGATTGGTCTACTTGGGATCATGAACCTTTTGATGTGTCATTGGTTGGGAAGTTGAAGAAACTTGAAATACTTCAAGTACAAAATTCCAATGTAATAAGATTGAGCAATGAAATAGGAGAGCTTACAAATCTGAAGTCGTTGGATTTGTCATGGAATAAGAGTATGAGTATTGCCCCAAATATTTTATCAAGGTTGTCTCTCTTGGAAGAACTCAATCTTGAGGGAAGCTTTCATGAGTGGGAGATCGAAGGAGGAGgatccaaaaaagaagaagaagacgacggaGGAATATTAAGTAAGAAGGCATGTTGTTGTTTATCTGAGGTAACATCTTTGTCTTCTTTGACTAGACTAAAGATAAAGGTATCGAATATTAAATGTTTGGGCAGTGCAAATAATATCCCATTTCGCTTCTGGAAAAACCTCACACACTTCTCAATAATTCTGGGAAACATCAAAAGGTCTGAATTGAACGATGATCTCAAGGAATGTGCCACTGTGGTGGTCATTTGTGGAGCTTCAATAATTTGTGGATTACCTAATAATAATCCACTTTTAATGTTGGAACGAACAGAAGGGTTGCAACTGAATGCGTGTCGTGGTGACGCTGTAAGCAATCTTGGTGCAAAGGTTTTGAATAACTTGCGGATTCTGCATGTTGAGAAATGTGATGATATGGAATATCTTTTGAATACTATTCCACAAGTCACATTTGGCAGTTTGGAAACGCTTTACTTGCGGTCCTCACATAAATTGAAGGCAATAATAATGTGCAACCATGGGTCGTCTCTTCCAAGTGGATGCTTCAACAACCTAAGATTCCTACAAGTGGATGGATGTCATGGTCTAATTAGTATCATACCCTCTGATCTGCTGGCAAAGCTATCAAATTTGGAAGAACTCCGGGTAAGTTATTGTAATGGGGCGACTGAGGTATTGGACTCCAAGGGACTACAACTACTACTTGACGATGAAGGACAGGCAGAGGCTACAATTTTATTGCCGAAACTGAAACAATTGAAATTATCATCCCTTCGTTCTCTAAGGACCATATGGGATGAGGGCGTTGTCCCATTGAACCTAGAGGAGATAGAAGTGAGTAATTTAAGATTGAAATTCATATTCTCACTAGCAATGGTGCAGAGGCTTCAACAACTACAGCGGCTTTATATTTCGTCTTGTGACAAAGTAGTGGAAATAATCTCATTAATGGAGGGAGATGATACACAAAGAATTAcctcgtcatcatcatcatcaagacTACTACAGTTGAATAATAACAatccgtcttcttcttcttcttcggtaATACTGCCAACGCCATCAATTTTTGGCAACCTGAGAAGTTTAGAGATCTGTTATTGTCATAGGTTGACGCACATCCTACCAATGAGTTTGGCCCAAGGTCTCCAACAACTAAAATTCTTCCATATTTATTTTTGCCCTAATTTGGAGGAGATAATTCAGAACGATCATCATCATGACATGGATGTTGAAAAGGAGAACGCGACCATCATCATGTGCAAGAAGAAGACTACGCTACTACTATTTCCTTCATTGGAAACATTGTACGTTCGGAAATGCCCCAAATTGAAAAGGCTTACACCTGCGATTTCCACAGCAACAAAACTGAGGGAAATTAATGTAGAAGAAGAATGGTTCAATGCGTTGGAATGGGATGATCAAAATGAAAAGTTGCAACTACAAGAAAGAGTCAAG GTGATATTTATATGA